A DNA window from Ornithinimicrobium humiphilum contains the following coding sequences:
- a CDS encoding DUF885 domain-containing protein, with protein sequence MTDQTRQQTEIDRLAEAHLDAAAALSPLEATYLGIPGRDGEIDDLSIEGRRAARDLAARTLSSLDELEPQDDTDRVTAAALRERLGLEVAQHDLVLEGRAPVDLNVISSDVQAVRDIFDLMGKETAEHWDAVVSRLRAVPQALEQYTSSLAWSAEQGQVVPRRQVVKVTEQCRDQAGDGTSTFEVLLREAEGQPEALRTALEEAITGAKAAYGALATYLDDELAPRAPESDACGRELYALRSRGFLGATIDLEETYRWGQEELARITRMMEETAEQIRPGATVKEAVAILDEDPAYQLDGTDALREWMQVKADEAVAELAGTHFDIPEPVRRIECMIAPSQTGGIYYTGPSEDFSRPGRMWWSVPKGVTRFSTWRELTTVYHEGVPGHHLQIAQTVYRSELLNRWRRLASWTSGHGEGWALYSEWLMADLGYMDDPGNRMGLLDGQSLRAARVVLDIGVHCGFEAPEEVGGGEWTYDKAWAFLEAHTNMDEGFTRFELDRYLGWPGQAPSYKIGERLWLELRDEVARREGDAFDLKAFHRRALDIGGVGLDTLRAAVLGEL encoded by the coding sequence GTGACCGACCAGACCCGCCAGCAGACCGAGATCGACCGCCTCGCCGAGGCCCACCTGGACGCCGCCGCGGCGCTGAGCCCGTTGGAGGCGACCTACCTGGGCATCCCCGGGCGGGACGGCGAGATCGACGACCTCTCGATCGAGGGCCGCCGCGCCGCGCGCGACCTAGCGGCGCGGACGCTGTCCTCGCTGGACGAGCTCGAGCCGCAGGACGACACCGACCGGGTCACCGCTGCCGCGCTGCGCGAGCGCCTGGGACTGGAGGTCGCCCAGCACGACCTCGTCCTCGAGGGGCGCGCCCCCGTCGACCTCAACGTCATCTCCTCCGACGTGCAGGCCGTCCGCGACATCTTCGACCTCATGGGCAAGGAGACCGCCGAGCACTGGGACGCCGTCGTCTCCCGTCTCCGCGCGGTGCCGCAGGCGCTGGAGCAGTACACCTCCTCGCTCGCCTGGTCGGCCGAGCAGGGCCAGGTCGTGCCGCGCCGCCAGGTGGTCAAGGTCACCGAGCAGTGCCGCGACCAGGCCGGCGACGGCACCAGCACCTTCGAGGTCCTGCTCCGCGAGGCGGAGGGTCAGCCGGAGGCGCTGCGCACCGCCCTGGAGGAGGCGATCACCGGGGCGAAGGCGGCCTACGGCGCCCTCGCCACCTACCTCGACGACGAGCTGGCGCCGCGGGCGCCGGAGTCCGACGCCTGCGGCCGCGAGCTCTACGCCCTGCGCTCGCGCGGCTTCCTCGGCGCCACGATCGACCTCGAGGAGACCTACCGGTGGGGCCAGGAGGAGCTGGCCCGCATCACCCGGATGATGGAGGAGACCGCCGAGCAGATCCGGCCCGGGGCGACCGTCAAGGAGGCCGTGGCGATCCTCGACGAGGACCCGGCCTACCAGCTCGACGGCACCGATGCCCTCCGCGAGTGGATGCAGGTCAAGGCGGACGAGGCGGTCGCCGAGCTCGCGGGCACGCACTTCGACATCCCCGAGCCGGTCCGCCGCATCGAGTGCATGATCGCGCCCAGCCAGACCGGCGGCATCTACTACACCGGCCCCTCCGAGGACTTCTCCCGCCCCGGCCGCATGTGGTGGTCGGTGCCCAAGGGCGTCACCCGCTTCTCGACCTGGCGCGAGCTGACGACCGTCTACCACGAGGGCGTCCCGGGTCACCACCTCCAGATCGCCCAGACCGTCTACCGCTCCGAGCTGCTCAACCGCTGGCGCCGGCTGGCTTCCTGGACCTCCGGCCACGGCGAGGGCTGGGCGCTCTACAGCGAGTGGCTGATGGCCGACCTCGGCTACATGGACGACCCCGGCAACCGGATGGGCCTGCTCGACGGCCAGTCGCTGCGCGCCGCCCGCGTCGTGCTCGACATCGGCGTGCACTGCGGCTTCGAGGCCCCCGAGGAGGTCGGCGGCGGCGAGTGGACCTACGACAAGGCGTGGGCCTTCCTCGAGGCGCACACCAACATGGACGAGGGCTTCACCCGCTTCGAGCTGGACCGCTACCTGGGCTGGCCGGGCCAGGCCCCGTCCTACAAGATCGGCGAGCGCCTCTGGCTCGAGCTGCGCGACGAGGTGGCCCGCCGCGAGGGCGACGCCTTCGACCTCAAGGCCTTCCACCGACGCGCGCTCGACATCGGCGGCGTCGGCCTCGACACGCTGCGGGCGGCGGTCCTCGGCGAGCTCTGA
- a CDS encoding MOSC domain-containing protein, which translates to MTQRIRSTNVGRPKAEPNHGRYRTGIDKRPVPEIVVSAPGPSYGDGSGVAGDHVGDLKHHGGAQKAVYAFAREQLDRWEAELQRGLPDGWFGENLTTEGVDLEALLVNQRVRVGDEVVLEVSVPRTPCATFAGHMGEPAWVRRFAERGRCGTYLRVAVPGVIAPGDRIEVLEPPAHDVDMRTAFAAAMGDDDAARRVVEARCLPAMYHERLARRVGARL; encoded by the coding sequence ATGACCCAGCGCATCCGGTCGACCAACGTCGGCCGCCCCAAGGCCGAGCCCAACCACGGCCGCTACCGCACCGGCATCGACAAGCGCCCGGTGCCCGAGATCGTGGTCTCCGCGCCCGGTCCGTCCTACGGCGACGGGTCCGGGGTGGCCGGCGACCACGTCGGCGACCTCAAGCACCACGGCGGGGCGCAGAAGGCGGTCTACGCCTTCGCCCGCGAGCAGCTGGACCGGTGGGAGGCCGAGCTGCAGCGCGGGCTCCCCGACGGGTGGTTCGGCGAGAACCTCACTACCGAGGGCGTCGACCTGGAGGCGCTGCTCGTCAACCAGCGCGTCCGGGTCGGCGACGAGGTGGTGCTCGAGGTGTCGGTGCCGCGCACGCCGTGCGCCACCTTCGCCGGGCACATGGGGGAGCCTGCCTGGGTGCGGCGGTTCGCCGAGCGCGGGCGGTGCGGGACCTACCTGCGCGTCGCGGTGCCGGGAGTCATCGCGCCCGGCGACCGGATCGAGGTGCTCGAGCCGCCGGCGCACGACGTCGACATGCGCACCGCCTTCGCGGCCGCGATGGGCGACGACGACGCCGCGCGCCGGGTCGTCGAGGCTCGCTGCCTCCCGGCGATGTACCACGAGCGCCTGGCCCGGAGGGTCGGCGCGCGCCTCTGA
- a CDS encoding acyl-CoA carboxylase epsilon subunit: MTGDIAVELGALAASEESSPSAPELPVIRVERGNPTPAQLAALTVVLAAASGGEQAPPQQRRTLWTARSRFARPRPAVGPGGWRASALPR; this comes from the coding sequence GTGACCGGCGACATCGCGGTCGAGCTCGGCGCCCTCGCGGCGTCCGAGGAGTCCTCCCCGTCGGCCCCGGAGCTTCCGGTGATCCGCGTCGAGCGCGGCAACCCCACCCCGGCCCAGCTCGCGGCGCTCACCGTCGTCCTGGCCGCCGCCTCGGGCGGCGAGCAGGCGCCGCCGCAGCAGCGGCGCACGCTGTGGACCGCCCGGTCCCGCTTCGCCCGTCCGCGCCCCGCCGTCGGTCCGGGCGGCTGGCGGGCCTCCGCGCTGCCGCGCTGA
- a CDS encoding acyl-CoA carboxylase subunit beta: MTDSGSVEQQAASGAGGGADLRTTAGRLADYRARMDEAVHAGSAKAVEKQHAKGKKTARERIEALLDEGSFTELDALARHRSTAFGQDHNRPYGDGVVTGYGTIDGRPVAVFSQDFTVFGGSLGEVFGEKIVKVMDLAMKIGCPVIGINDSGGARIQEGVVALGLYAEIFKRNVHASGVIPQISLVMGPCAGGAVYSPAITDFIVMVDQTSHMFITGPDVIKTVTGEDVTFEDLGGARTHNTTSGVAHYMASDEDDALDYVRELLGFLPQNNLEDAPDFHVEPDEEVNDADLELDTLVPDSANMPYDMHSVIRAVLDDEEFLEVQELFAPNIVVGFGRVEGRSVGVVANQPMQLAGTLDIDASEKAARFVRTCDAFNIPILTFVDVPGFLPGTDQEFGGIIRRGAKLLYAYAEATVPLVTVITRKAYGGAYDVMGSKHLGADVNLAWPTAQIAVMGAQGAANILYRKQLQAVAEAGGDVEAERARRIQEYEDTLANPYIAAERGYVDAVIEPSETRIQVARALRHLRSKRSNRAPRKHGNIPL; the protein is encoded by the coding sequence ATGACCGATTCGGGAAGTGTCGAGCAGCAGGCTGCCAGCGGTGCCGGTGGCGGCGCTGATCTCCGGACGACCGCCGGGCGGCTGGCGGACTACCGCGCGCGGATGGACGAGGCGGTGCACGCCGGGTCGGCCAAGGCCGTGGAGAAGCAGCACGCCAAGGGCAAGAAGACCGCGCGCGAGCGGATCGAGGCGCTGCTGGACGAGGGCAGCTTCACCGAGCTCGACGCCCTCGCGCGCCACCGCTCCACCGCCTTCGGCCAGGACCACAACCGTCCCTACGGCGACGGCGTCGTGACCGGCTACGGCACGATCGACGGCCGCCCGGTCGCCGTCTTCTCCCAGGACTTCACCGTCTTCGGCGGCTCGCTGGGTGAGGTCTTCGGCGAGAAGATCGTCAAGGTCATGGACCTGGCGATGAAGATCGGCTGCCCGGTCATCGGCATCAACGACTCCGGCGGCGCCCGTATCCAGGAGGGCGTGGTCGCCCTCGGCCTCTACGCCGAGATCTTCAAGCGCAACGTGCACGCCTCGGGCGTCATCCCGCAGATCTCCCTGGTCATGGGGCCCTGCGCCGGCGGCGCGGTCTACTCCCCCGCGATCACCGACTTCATCGTCATGGTCGACCAGACCTCGCACATGTTCATCACGGGCCCGGACGTCATCAAGACCGTCACCGGCGAGGACGTCACCTTCGAGGACCTCGGCGGTGCCCGCACCCACAACACCACCTCCGGCGTGGCCCACTACATGGCCTCCGACGAGGACGACGCGCTCGACTACGTGCGCGAGCTGCTGGGCTTCCTGCCGCAGAACAACCTCGAGGACGCGCCCGACTTCCACGTCGAGCCCGACGAGGAGGTCAACGACGCCGACCTCGAGCTCGACACGCTCGTCCCGGACTCGGCGAACATGCCCTACGACATGCACAGCGTCATCCGGGCGGTGCTCGACGACGAGGAGTTCCTCGAGGTCCAGGAGCTCTTCGCCCCCAACATCGTCGTCGGCTTCGGCCGCGTCGAGGGCCGCTCGGTCGGGGTCGTGGCCAACCAGCCGATGCAGCTCGCGGGCACCCTCGACATCGACGCCTCGGAGAAGGCCGCGCGCTTCGTGCGCACCTGCGACGCCTTCAACATCCCGATCCTGACCTTCGTCGACGTGCCCGGCTTCCTGCCCGGCACCGACCAGGAGTTCGGCGGCATCATCCGCCGCGGCGCCAAGCTGCTCTACGCCTACGCCGAGGCCACCGTCCCGCTCGTCACGGTCATCACCCGCAAGGCCTACGGCGGCGCCTACGACGTCATGGGCTCCAAGCACCTCGGCGCGGACGTCAATCTCGCCTGGCCGACCGCCCAGATCGCGGTCATGGGCGCCCAGGGCGCGGCCAACATCCTCTACCGCAAGCAGCTGCAGGCGGTCGCCGAGGCCGGCGGGGACGTCGAGGCCGAGCGAGCCCGCCGCATCCAGGAGTACGAGGACACCCTCGCCAACCCCTACATCGCGGCCGAGCGCGGCTACGTCGACGCGGTCATCGAGCCCTCCGAGACCAGGATCCAGGTCGCCCGCGCCCTGCGGCACCTCCGCTCCAAGCGCTCCAACCGGGCGCCCCGCAAGCACGGGAACATCCCGCTGTGA
- a CDS encoding biotin--[acetyl-CoA-carboxylase] ligase translates to MRTVTWEQPERHASVGSTNVEALADPRPGRVVVADHQSAGQGRRGRSWQSPPGAGLAISAVVPAVAPELMGWLPLAAGLAAARALAAGEQPVDAALKWPNDVLAPLVDPSPGQLAVLEARGRRWGKVAGVLAAVAGTGDVVIGTGINVDHAPEQLPVPTATSWRLARGGDPLPQGARGALLDAYLEGLATWHAALAAGDARAVRTAYLEQCLTIGQEVVVHRPDGGTTTGTAAGLDDSGALLVDGPGGRTVHHAGDVEHLRPK, encoded by the coding sequence GTGAGGACCGTGACCTGGGAGCAGCCGGAACGGCACGCGAGCGTCGGATCGACCAACGTCGAGGCGCTCGCCGACCCGCGACCGGGCCGGGTGGTCGTCGCCGACCACCAGAGCGCGGGGCAGGGCAGGCGCGGGCGGAGCTGGCAGTCGCCGCCCGGCGCCGGGCTCGCGATCAGTGCCGTCGTGCCCGCGGTCGCACCCGAGCTGATGGGCTGGCTGCCGCTCGCCGCCGGGCTCGCGGCCGCCCGTGCGCTGGCCGCGGGGGAGCAGCCGGTCGACGCGGCCCTCAAGTGGCCCAACGACGTGCTCGCCCCGCTCGTCGACCCGTCGCCCGGGCAGCTGGCGGTGCTGGAGGCGCGCGGTCGCCGCTGGGGGAAGGTCGCCGGGGTGCTGGCCGCGGTCGCCGGCACGGGCGACGTGGTGATCGGGACCGGGATCAACGTCGACCACGCGCCGGAGCAGCTGCCCGTGCCCACCGCCACCTCCTGGCGCCTGGCCCGGGGCGGTGACCCGCTGCCCCAGGGGGCCAGGGGCGCCCTCCTCGACGCCTACCTGGAGGGCCTCGCGACCTGGCACGCGGCGCTCGCCGCGGGCGACGCCCGAGCCGTGCGCACGGCATACCTGGAGCAGTGCCTGACGATCGGTCAGGAGGTGGTCGTGCACCGGCCCGACGGGGGCACGACCACCGGCACCGCGGCGGGCCTGGACGACTCCGGCGCCCTGCTCGTGGACGGCCCCGGGGGGCGCACCGTCCACCACGCCGGTGACGTCGAGCACCTCCGTCCCAAGTAA
- a CDS encoding enoyl-CoA hydratase/isomerase family protein, whose amino-acid sequence MDAPRMLKVTRHGDGGHVVELALDRPESMNAINNAIAEEIAAVTGELAADPSVRAVVVTSTHEKAFCVGADLKERNTFTDAQMMEHRLVSRRAYRGVLDLPVPAIAAVDGYALGGGMEIALSCDLIVAGEGATVGLPEVGVGVIPGGGGTQLLTRRVGWSRAASMIFTARRLKAAEAHELAVVDEVVPAGTARDRALELAATVARNSPVAVRNAKKAMRLGSGTDLASGLEIEDGCWRATAFSGDRAEGVAAFNEKRVPDWPGR is encoded by the coding sequence ATGGACGCACCCAGGATGCTGAAGGTGACCCGGCACGGCGACGGCGGGCACGTCGTCGAGCTGGCTCTGGACCGCCCCGAGTCGATGAACGCGATCAACAACGCGATCGCCGAGGAGATCGCCGCCGTCACGGGCGAGCTCGCCGCGGACCCCTCGGTGCGGGCCGTGGTCGTCACCAGCACCCACGAGAAGGCCTTCTGCGTCGGCGCCGACCTCAAGGAGCGCAACACCTTCACCGACGCCCAGATGATGGAGCACCGGCTCGTCTCGCGGCGCGCCTACCGGGGCGTCCTGGACCTCCCGGTGCCCGCGATCGCCGCCGTCGACGGCTACGCCCTGGGCGGGGGTATGGAGATCGCCCTCTCCTGCGACCTGATCGTCGCCGGCGAGGGCGCGACCGTCGGTCTGCCCGAGGTGGGCGTCGGCGTCATCCCCGGTGGGGGCGGCACGCAGCTGCTGACGCGCCGCGTGGGTTGGTCTCGCGCGGCCTCGATGATCTTCACCGCCCGGCGTCTGAAGGCGGCCGAGGCGCACGAGCTCGCCGTCGTCGACGAGGTCGTCCCGGCCGGGACCGCCCGCGACCGCGCGCTGGAGCTCGCGGCCACCGTCGCCCGCAACTCCCCGGTCGCGGTGCGCAACGCCAAGAAGGCGATGCGCCTCGGCTCGGGCACGGACCTGGCCTCCGGGCTGGAGATCGAGGACGGCTGCTGGCGGGCCACCGCGTTCAGCGGCGACCGGGCCGAGGGCGTGGCCGCCTTCAACGAGAAGCGCGTGCCTGACTGGCCGGGTCGCTGA